From Pseudoxanthomonas sp. YR558, the proteins below share one genomic window:
- the rsmA gene encoding 16S rRNA (adenine(1518)-N(6)/adenine(1519)-N(6))-dimethyltransferase RsmA has protein sequence MSHFKAPPKKALGQHFLTDRAYIEKIVMAVNPQPGDRLVEIGPGQGAITFPLLRRHGELTAIEFDRDLITPLMEASEGVGRLTIIHKDVLDVDFGKLAGDEALRLVGNLPYNLSSPILFHAIEHAASIRDMVFMLQKEVVDRMAAEPGSKVYGRLSVMLQAYCRVDSLFVVPPGAFRPPPKVDSAVARLVLRAPDQVGIHDHRRFADVVRAAFGQRRKTLRNALSGTCTTEQIEAAGLRPDLRAEQVPVTDFIRLANQPEAP, from the coding sequence GCGCCTACATCGAAAAGATCGTCATGGCCGTGAACCCGCAGCCGGGCGATCGCCTCGTCGAGATCGGCCCGGGCCAGGGCGCGATCACTTTCCCGCTGCTGCGCAGGCACGGCGAGCTGACGGCCATCGAGTTCGACCGCGACCTCATCACACCGCTGATGGAAGCCTCGGAAGGCGTAGGCCGCCTGACCATCATCCACAAAGACGTGCTGGACGTGGATTTCGGCAAACTCGCGGGCGACGAGGCGCTGCGTCTTGTCGGCAACCTGCCCTACAACCTGTCTTCGCCGATCCTCTTCCATGCGATCGAACACGCGGCCTCCATCCGCGACATGGTCTTCATGCTGCAGAAGGAAGTCGTGGACCGCATGGCCGCCGAACCCGGCAGCAAGGTGTATGGGCGCCTCAGCGTGATGCTGCAGGCCTATTGCCGCGTCGACAGCCTGTTCGTGGTGCCGCCGGGCGCGTTCCGGCCGCCGCCGAAAGTGGATTCCGCCGTAGCGCGGTTGGTACTGCGCGCGCCGGACCAGGTCGGCATTCACGACCACCGCCGCTTCGCCGATGTGGTGCGTGCGGCGTTCGGCCAGCGCCGCAAGACGCTACGCAATGCGTTGTCCGGCACCTGCACCACCGAGCAGATCGAAGCGGCCGGACTGCGCCCCGACCTGCGGGCCGAACAGGTGCCGGTCACTGATTTCATCCGTTTGGCGAACCAACCCGAAGCGCCGTGA
- the apaG gene encoding Co2+/Mg2+ efflux protein ApaG, whose amino-acid sequence MDSPDYAIDVDVATRFLDDQSAPEDGRYVFAYTIRIRNRGRVPAQLLRRHWVITDANGKVQEVHGEGVVGEQPWLRPGEDFRYTSGAVLETALGTMQGRYDMLADDGTRFDAPIATFTLSVPRTLH is encoded by the coding sequence ATGGATTCCCCCGACTACGCCATCGACGTCGACGTCGCCACGCGTTTCCTGGACGACCAGTCCGCGCCCGAGGACGGGCGCTATGTGTTCGCGTACACCATCCGCATCCGAAACCGCGGCCGCGTGCCGGCGCAGCTGCTGCGTCGGCACTGGGTCATCACCGACGCCAACGGCAAGGTCCAGGAAGTGCACGGCGAAGGTGTGGTGGGCGAACAACCCTGGCTGAGGCCGGGCGAGGATTTCCGCTACACGTCTGGCGCGGTCCTGGAGACCGCGCTGGGCACCATGCAGGGACGCTACGACATGCTCGCCGACGACGGCACTCGCTTCGACGCCCCCATCGCCACCTTCACCCTGTCCGTCCCGCGGACGCTGCACTGA